From the Candidatus Bathyarchaeota archaeon genome, one window contains:
- a CDS encoding 2Fe-2S iron-sulfur cluster-binding protein, whose product MSIGTVQLKIDGTDVTVPEGITILKAAKDNGITIPTLCDLEGLKGYGGCRLCMVEIHGSPKLFAACVTPVGAGMEVVTQSDKLKEYRKMAVQMILSERTHICSVCVANNNCELQKIANELGVDHVGLERNWTNHPIDSTHNFLVMDPNRCILCTRCIRVCDEIEGVHTLDLKNRGKNAVIIKDLDQDWGESPSCTSCRKCAKVCPVGAIYVESEPLSSTKDKEIAEFVLSRRNR is encoded by the coding sequence ATGAGCATCGGAACAGTACAACTAAAAATCGACGGTACCGACGTAACCGTTCCCGAAGGCATAACCATCCTAAAAGCCGCCAAAGACAACGGCATAACCATCCCCACCCTTTGCGACCTCGAAGGGCTAAAGGGTTATGGAGGCTGCCGCTTGTGTATGGTGGAAATTCACGGCTCCCCCAAACTCTTCGCCGCATGTGTTACCCCCGTTGGAGCAGGCATGGAAGTTGTAACACAATCTGACAAACTCAAAGAATACCGCAAAATGGCAGTTCAGATGATTCTTTCCGAACGCACCCACATCTGCTCAGTATGCGTTGCAAACAACAACTGCGAACTACAAAAAATAGCCAACGAACTAGGCGTAGACCACGTTGGGCTTGAACGCAACTGGACCAACCACCCAATCGACTCCACCCACAACTTTTTGGTCATGGACCCCAACCGCTGCATCCTATGTACCCGATGCATCCGCGTGTGCGATGAAATCGAAGGCGTACACACCCTTGACCTCAAGAACCGAGGCAAAAACGCCGTAATCATCAAAGACCTAGACCAAGACTGGGGAGAATCGCCCTCGTGTACGTCTTGTCGCAAATGCGCTAAGGTTTGTCCTGTGGGCGCGATTTACGTGGAAAGTGAACCTCTCTCAAGTACTAAGGATAAGGAAATAGCTGAATTTGTTTTGTCACGGAGGAATCGTTAG
- a CDS encoding NAD(P)H-dependent oxidoreductase subunit E: MLKEDKRKLMLDKAIKSHNYEASALLEILHKAQELYGFLNKTLLTYIAKTLSLPPSHVFGVATFYSYFKMRAPGQHVVTACLGTACYVKGVDAIVSAVEQEFNLKRGGSTADGKLSLSLTRCIGACAMAPTIIVDDEVIGKATKEVVLAKVRLALGGVKA, translated from the coding sequence ATGTTGAAGGAAGATAAACGGAAATTAATGCTTGACAAAGCCATAAAGTCACATAACTACGAAGCAAGCGCTCTTCTGGAAATTCTCCACAAAGCCCAAGAACTCTACGGGTTCCTCAACAAAACCCTCCTAACCTACATAGCCAAAACCTTATCACTTCCGCCCAGCCACGTTTTTGGCGTAGCCACATTCTATAGCTACTTCAAAATGCGCGCGCCTGGCCAGCATGTAGTTACTGCCTGCTTAGGAACCGCCTGCTACGTCAAGGGCGTTGACGCTATCGTGTCAGCCGTAGAACAAGAGTTCAACCTTAAACGCGGAGGCTCCACTGCAGACGGCAAACTTTCTTTGTCTTTAACACGATGCATCGGCGCATGCGCTATGGCCCCCACCATAATCGTGGACGACGAAGTTATCGGTAAAGCCACCAAAGAGGTTGTGCTTGCAAAAGTTCGTCTTGCCCTTGGAGGTGTAAAAGCTTGA
- a CDS encoding SLBB domain-containing protein: protein MKLDDLQKVAEHEVDFQHAYKYRINVCCSSGCVPFGALKVLHAFEDAVKEFGVEKECKVAQTGCVGTCSVGPAVVIEPGDHLYQSVTPEKVREIVRDHIVLGLPVKEMLYRNEEFFKKQKRLVLRNAGKIDPSRIEDYIAMGGYSAIVKCLATMTPQGVIYEVKSSGLRGRGGAGFPTGQKWSLVARSQSKPKYIVANLDEGDPGVFANRTLAEADPHAIIEGLLIAAYAIGAEKGYIYIRAEYPLAIQTLQKAITQARSMSLLGDNVLETGFKFDVEMRFGAGAFVAGEETAILASVEGRRAMPRPRPPYPANSGLWGQPTLIQNVETLANIPLIIQNGGAWFSRIGTPTCAGTKCFSLTGNINNPGLIEVPMGITLREIVFDIGGGIPDDRKFKAVLVGGPSGGCLPDTLLDLPIDYGSLTKAGAIMGSGGIVVLDDQSCMVDTAKFFTDFCVDESCGKCVPCRAGLPKVHEIFMGIMTGKGKMEDITTLDKFGNFIKDASLCGLGQTAPNPVLTTLRYFREEYLEHINEHKCRAGKCFQNSAKPEEASQ, encoded by the coding sequence TTGAAACTAGATGACCTGCAAAAAGTAGCCGAGCACGAAGTCGACTTCCAACACGCCTACAAGTACCGCATCAACGTCTGCTGCTCAAGCGGATGTGTGCCCTTTGGTGCACTCAAAGTTCTCCACGCCTTCGAAGACGCCGTCAAAGAATTCGGCGTAGAAAAAGAATGCAAAGTCGCGCAAACAGGCTGCGTTGGCACCTGCTCAGTTGGTCCCGCCGTAGTCATTGAACCTGGTGACCACCTCTACCAAAGCGTAACCCCCGAAAAAGTCCGCGAAATCGTACGCGACCACATCGTCCTAGGCTTACCAGTCAAAGAAATGCTCTACCGCAACGAAGAATTCTTCAAAAAACAAAAACGCCTTGTTCTTCGCAACGCAGGCAAAATTGACCCCTCTCGCATTGAAGACTACATAGCCATGGGCGGCTACTCAGCCATAGTCAAATGCCTCGCCACCATGACTCCCCAAGGCGTAATCTACGAAGTAAAAAGCAGCGGACTACGCGGACGCGGCGGCGCAGGCTTCCCCACAGGACAAAAATGGAGCCTCGTAGCGCGTTCACAAAGCAAACCCAAATACATCGTTGCCAACTTAGACGAAGGCGACCCAGGCGTTTTCGCTAACCGTACCTTAGCCGAAGCTGACCCTCACGCCATCATCGAAGGTTTGCTCATTGCGGCGTACGCTATAGGTGCTGAGAAAGGCTACATTTACATCCGTGCCGAGTACCCGCTTGCGATTCAGACCCTGCAAAAAGCCATAACCCAAGCGCGGTCTATGTCTTTGTTGGGTGATAACGTTTTGGAAACAGGCTTCAAATTTGATGTTGAGATGCGTTTTGGTGCTGGAGCATTCGTTGCAGGCGAAGAAACCGCCATACTTGCTTCTGTTGAAGGACGACGAGCAATGCCTCGACCCCGACCCCCCTACCCAGCAAACTCGGGACTCTGGGGACAACCAACCCTCATACAAAACGTCGAAACCCTCGCAAACATACCCCTAATCATACAAAACGGCGGTGCATGGTTCTCTAGAATTGGCACCCCCACATGCGCTGGAACCAAATGCTTCTCGCTCACGGGAAACATCAACAACCCCGGACTCATCGAAGTCCCCATGGGCATCACGCTGCGCGAAATCGTCTTTGACATCGGCGGCGGCATACCTGATGACCGCAAATTCAAAGCTGTTCTTGTCGGGGGTCCTTCGGGCGGCTGTTTGCCTGATACGCTGCTGGATTTGCCCATCGACTACGGCTCCCTCACTAAGGCGGGCGCGATTATGGGTTCAGGCGGCATCGTGGTTTTGGATGACCAGTCCTGCATGGTTGACACTGCCAAGTTCTTCACGGACTTTTGTGTAGACGAATCCTGCGGGAAATGTGTTCCCTGCCGCGCGGGGCTGCCTAAGGTGCATGAAATCTTTATGGGCATCATGACTGGGAAAGGCAAGATGGAGGATATAACAACGCTTGACAAGTTTGGCAACTTCATCAAGGACGCTAGCCTGTGCGGTTTGGGTCAGACAGCGCCTAATCCTGTTTTGACTACGCTGCGCTATTTCCGAGAAGAATATTTAGAGCACATAAACGAGCATAAGTGCCGCGCGGGCAAATGCTTCCAAAACAGCGCTAAACCAGAGGAGGCTTCCCAATGA
- a CDS encoding oxidoreductase, with translation MVDVQKTRVATVWLSGCSGCHMSFLDQDEALVDLAKSIKLVYSPIMDVKVFPDNVDVTLVEGAVANEEQLEMLKQVREKTKILISLGDCAVTGNVPGLRNSLDDSADTVLKRAYIETADAQPQIPNDVPTLLPKALPLHEVVTVDYYIPGCPPPAATINYVVIELLSGRTPIMEGKSKYG, from the coding sequence ATGGTTGATGTACAAAAAACTCGAGTAGCAACTGTTTGGCTTAGCGGCTGTTCTGGCTGTCACATGTCTTTTCTTGACCAAGACGAAGCCCTTGTAGACTTAGCCAAAAGCATCAAACTAGTCTACAGCCCCATAATGGACGTCAAAGTCTTCCCAGACAACGTCGACGTTACCTTAGTGGAGGGCGCAGTTGCAAACGAAGAACAACTAGAAATGCTCAAGCAAGTACGCGAAAAAACAAAAATCCTCATATCCCTAGGCGACTGCGCCGTAACAGGCAACGTACCCGGCTTAAGGAACTCTCTTGACGACAGCGCCGACACCGTTTTGAAGCGCGCCTACATAGAAACCGCCGACGCACAACCACAAATCCCAAACGACGTCCCAACCCTGCTGCCCAAAGCCCTGCCCCTGCATGAAGTCGTCACCGTTGACTACTACATCCCCGGCTGCCCGCCCCCCGCCGCAACCATAAACTACGTAGTCATAGAGTTGCTGTCGGGTCGAACACCTATCATGGAGGGTAAATCCAAGTACGGGTAA